A genomic segment from Desulfovibrio sp. ZJ209 encodes:
- the epsC gene encoding serine O-acetyltransferase EpsC, with amino-acid sequence MAFSLGGSGVHATLDAVTERLCRPESLDAVWHRQAHGAPMPSLETLREVMGRLRAAIFPGYFGPVRVGRESMRYHLAANLDTILRRLGEQVVSGLCFDCADSEDDPASGPCGRCEERGLSAALAFMERLPEIRRLLAGDATAAYEGDPAARSPGETIFCYPSLTAMFHHRVAHELYRLKVPLIPRIIAEMAHSATGIDIHPGATIGEEFFIDHGTGVVIGETCVIGHGCRLYQGVTLGALSFPKNPDGTLTKGIPRHPVLCDNVTVYAGATILGRVTIGKGAVIGGNVWITEDVPPGAHISQKGNSKGGKR; translated from the coding sequence ATGGCATTTTCCCTCGGCGGAAGCGGCGTTCACGCCACGCTCGACGCGGTGACCGAGCGCCTCTGCCGCCCCGAATCCCTCGATGCTGTCTGGCACCGCCAGGCCCACGGCGCGCCCATGCCCTCGCTGGAGACCCTGCGCGAGGTCATGGGCCGGCTACGCGCGGCCATCTTCCCCGGCTATTTCGGGCCGGTGCGCGTGGGCCGCGAGTCCATGCGCTACCACCTCGCCGCCAATCTCGACACCATCCTGCGCCGCCTCGGCGAGCAGGTCGTGAGCGGCCTCTGCTTCGACTGCGCGGACAGCGAGGACGACCCGGCCTCCGGCCCCTGCGGCCGCTGCGAGGAGCGCGGGCTTTCCGCCGCGCTCGCCTTCATGGAGCGCCTGCCCGAGATCCGCCGGCTGCTCGCCGGCGACGCCACCGCCGCCTACGAGGGCGACCCGGCCGCCAGGAGCCCCGGCGAGACCATCTTCTGTTATCCCTCGCTCACGGCCATGTTCCATCACCGCGTGGCCCACGAGCTCTACCGGCTCAAGGTGCCGCTCATCCCGCGCATCATCGCGGAAATGGCGCACTCGGCCACGGGCATCGACATCCATCCCGGCGCCACCATCGGCGAGGAATTCTTCATCGACCACGGCACGGGCGTGGTCATCGGCGAGACCTGCGTCATCGGGCACGGCTGCCGCCTCTACCAGGGTGTGACCCTGGGGGCGCTCTCCTTCCCCAAGAACCCGGATGGCACGCTGACCAAGGGCATCCCGCGCCATCCCGTGCTCTGCGACAACGTGACCGTCTATGCCGGGGCGACCATCCTCGGGCGCGTCACCATCGGCAAGGGCGCGGTCATCGGCGGCAATGTGTGGATAACAGAGGATGTGCCGCCGGGCGCGCACATCTCGCAGAAAGGGAACAGCAAGGGCGGGAAGCGATGA
- a CDS encoding integration host factor subunit alpha translates to MKKTLTKADIVEAIYEETDKNRVDVKQVVEKLLEIMKEAIKKDRSLLISGFGKFECYEKASRKGRNPQTDETITLPPRKVMVFRLSRKFRAELNS, encoded by the coding sequence ATGAAAAAAACTCTTACGAAAGCGGACATTGTGGAGGCCATCTACGAAGAGACCGACAAGAACCGCGTCGATGTGAAACAGGTGGTGGAGAAGCTGCTGGAGATCATGAAGGAGGCCATCAAGAAAGACCGTTCCCTGCTCATCAGCGGCTTCGGCAAATTCGAGTGCTACGAAAAAGCGTCCCGCAAGGGGCGCAACCCCCAGACGGACGAGACCATCACCCTGCCGCCGCGCAAGGTCATGGTGTTCCGCCTCTCCCGCAAATTCCGCGCGGAGCTCAATTCCTGA
- a CDS encoding radical SAM protein, producing MKPSSRSRAAVSVAVAWPAPPRRAIVPVFLPFFGCPRRCLFCSQEAQTGRRAPGPADLAPLLAEARQCLELRAARGLPPAELAFYGGTFTALPPEALDACLAFAAAMQAAGLASSFRCSTRPDRVDAAILRRLAGAGCATVELGVQSFSGRALALTGRGYTGREAKWACAQVRDSGLALVVQLLPGMPGVTPEVFRADVRAALEAGATALRFYPCLVLEGTGLAARWRAGEYMPWDLELTLDTLAEGWRMARKAGALVLRMGVASGEDLGRALLSGPWHPALGGRVLGRALWLEVRELLRTLRRHEGAGALHLDVPAHAQGHFWGHGGELREGWAALGLGPGQVRFAREPVLRLWVEE from the coding sequence ATGAAGCCGTCTTCCCGCTCCCGGGCCGCCGTTTCCGTCGCCGTGGCGTGGCCCGCGCCGCCGCGCCGCGCCATTGTGCCCGTTTTCCTGCCCTTTTTCGGCTGCCCGCGGCGCTGCCTTTTCTGCTCCCAGGAGGCGCAGACCGGCAGGCGCGCGCCGGGGCCAGCCGACCTCGCCCCCCTGCTGGCCGAGGCGCGCCAATGCCTCGAGCTGCGCGCGGCCCGGGGCCTCCCGCCAGCCGAGCTGGCCTTTTATGGCGGCACTTTTACCGCGCTTCCCCCTGAAGCGCTCGACGCCTGCCTCGCCTTTGCCGCAGCCATGCAGGCCGCGGGCCTTGCCTCGTCCTTCCGTTGCTCCACGCGGCCGGACCGCGTGGACGCCGCGATCTTGCGCCGGCTCGCGGGCGCGGGCTGCGCCACGGTGGAACTGGGCGTCCAGAGTTTTTCCGGCCGGGCGCTTGCGCTCACGGGGCGCGGCTACACGGGCCGGGAGGCGAAGTGGGCCTGTGCGCAGGTGAGGGATTCCGGGCTCGCTCTGGTCGTGCAGCTCCTGCCCGGCATGCCGGGCGTCACGCCCGAGGTCTTTCGCGCGGATGTGCGGGCGGCCCTTGAGGCCGGGGCGACGGCCCTGCGCTTTTACCCCTGCTTGGTGCTCGAAGGCACGGGGCTCGCCGCCCGCTGGCGCGCCGGGGAGTATATGCCGTGGGATCTCGAGCTGACTCTGGACACGCTGGCCGAGGGCTGGCGCATGGCCCGCAAGGCCGGCGCCCTTGTGCTGCGCATGGGCGTGGCATCCGGGGAGGACCTTGGCCGGGCGCTCCTGTCTGGGCCGTGGCATCCGGCCTTGGGGGGCCGCGTGCTCGGCCGCGCCCTGTGGCTGGAGGTGCGGGAGCTTCTGCGGACATTGCGCCGCCATGAAGGTGCGGGCGCCCTCCATCTCGATGTGCCGGCCCATGCCCAAGGGCATTTCTGGGGCCACGGCGGAGAACTGCGCGAGGGCTGGGCCGCTCTGGGCCTTGGGCCGGGGCAGGTGCGCTTTGCGCGCGAGCCTGTGCTCCGGCTCTGGGTAGAGGAGTAA
- a CDS encoding periplasmic heavy metal sensor produces the protein MSKLPCTLLLAAALLAPAAVSDEAAARGGAPARHAIQNETDQHDLSPEREAHYTRSVRQWLETLPEGQREQALKILQEAHPDVHALRVRIREKKAELESLRFDSTTPPDTLPRIGLELQMLRSQLRRRLLHISEVLRTEVGVPMGPLGEEGFWLNPLTDDRPILPRKGSGLVRPVAAPGRS, from the coding sequence ATGTCCAAACTCCCCTGTACTCTCCTGCTCGCGGCCGCCCTGCTGGCCCCGGCCGCAGTGTCGGACGAGGCCGCGGCCCGCGGTGGCGCGCCGGCGCGCCACGCCATCCAGAACGAAACCGACCAGCATGACCTCTCCCCGGAACGCGAGGCCCACTACACGCGCTCGGTGCGCCAGTGGCTCGAAACCCTGCCCGAAGGCCAGCGGGAACAGGCGCTGAAGATCCTTCAGGAGGCCCATCCCGATGTCCACGCCCTGCGCGTGCGCATCCGTGAAAAAAAGGCCGAGCTGGAGAGCCTGCGCTTCGACAGCACGACCCCGCCCGACACCCTGCCGCGCATCGGCCTTGAGCTCCAGATGCTGCGCAGCCAGTTGCGGCGGCGCCTGCTCCATATCAGCGAGGTTTTGCGCACCGAGGTCGGCGTGCCCATGGGCCCGCTCGGCGAGGAAGGCTTCTGGCTCAACCCCTTGACCGACGACCGCCCCATTCTGCCGCGCAAGGGCTCGGGCCTCGTCAGGCCCGTGGCCGCGCCGGGCCGCAGCTAG
- the zraS gene encoding two-component system sensor histidine kinase ZraS has protein sequence MNAEHEAAPGTPGEGRLRDAWAATAASPGAPEPSLSSGASVRKGGKEGKGGKGTARLVVGGARPRNPALGMPIGWMLGSAALILIFAVALVTYLSILRSEEGMADLLAEKGSSLIMAFESSLRTGLRGESAVRLQVLLEEMARSPDIEFVAVTMPDGTIVAHSERTRLGETLRMQDAEMDEDRMAELDPTDETHWTMVRMEGRRVFVVYRHFLLGRENWPADLPLPTIFLGLDVAPFEITRSQNRSYATALGVVTFLMGLLCLLAVSFAQRATESRRRQYRAEGKVHELEEEVRRREKLAAIGTMAAGVAHEVRNPLSSIKGYATYFRQRFSEGSEEREAASIMVREVNRLNRVITDLLGLSRPSYVKPGSVDLGAIVTHVLRLIRQTAAERHVEIVCRTSRRVPKVYVDMERLGQALLNLCLNALDAMPDGGTLTIAIARAKNSVCLMVRDTGTGMSPDTLDHIFDPYFTTKGSGTGLGLPLVHKLVTAHGGRISVSSREAVPGRNGGKGKAGETIFRIWLPLAPEEEHGGR, from the coding sequence ATGAATGCAGAGCACGAGGCAGCGCCCGGCACGCCGGGCGAGGGCCGTCTCAGGGATGCCTGGGCCGCCACCGCGGCGTCGCCCGGGGCGCCCGAGCCGTCCTTGTCTTCCGGCGCGTCCGTCCGCAAGGGCGGGAAGGAGGGCAAGGGCGGCAAGGGCACGGCCCGGCTGGTCGTGGGCGGCGCGCGCCCGCGCAATCCGGCCCTCGGCATGCCCATCGGCTGGATGCTCGGCAGCGCCGCGCTCATCCTCATCTTTGCCGTGGCCCTCGTGACCTATCTCTCCATCCTGCGCAGCGAGGAGGGCATGGCCGACCTGCTCGCCGAAAAGGGCTCCTCGCTCATCATGGCTTTTGAGAGCTCGCTGCGCACCGGGCTTCGGGGCGAATCGGCCGTGCGCCTCCAGGTGCTGCTGGAGGAGATGGCGCGCAGCCCGGACATCGAGTTCGTGGCCGTGACCATGCCGGACGGCACCATCGTGGCCCACAGCGAGCGCACGCGCCTCGGCGAGACCCTGCGCATGCAGGACGCGGAGATGGACGAAGACCGCATGGCCGAGCTTGACCCCACGGACGAGACCCACTGGACCATGGTGCGCATGGAGGGGCGCCGCGTCTTCGTGGTCTACCGCCATTTCCTGCTCGGGCGGGAGAACTGGCCGGCGGACCTGCCGCTGCCCACCATCTTTCTCGGGCTGGACGTGGCCCCCTTCGAGATCACGCGCAGCCAGAACCGCAGCTACGCCACGGCGCTCGGCGTCGTCACCTTTCTCATGGGCCTGCTCTGCCTTTTGGCCGTGAGCTTCGCGCAGCGCGCCACAGAGTCGCGCCGGCGCCAGTACCGCGCCGAGGGCAAGGTGCACGAGCTCGAGGAGGAAGTGCGGCGCCGCGAAAAGCTCGCGGCCATCGGCACCATGGCGGCCGGCGTGGCGCACGAGGTGCGCAACCCCTTGAGCTCCATCAAGGGCTACGCCACCTATTTCCGCCAGCGCTTCAGCGAGGGTAGCGAGGAGCGCGAGGCCGCCTCCATCATGGTGCGCGAGGTCAACCGCCTGAACCGCGTCATCACCGACCTGCTCGGGCTCTCCCGGCCGAGCTATGTGAAGCCGGGCTCGGTGGACCTCGGCGCCATCGTGACCCATGTGCTGCGCCTTATCCGCCAGACTGCGGCCGAGCGCCATGTGGAGATCGTCTGCCGCACCTCGCGCCGGGTGCCCAAGGTCTATGTGGACATGGAGCGCCTGGGGCAGGCCCTGCTCAACCTCTGCCTCAACGCGCTGGACGCCATGCCCGACGGCGGCACGCTGACCATCGCCATCGCGCGCGCCAAGAACAGCGTCTGCCTCATGGTGCGCGACACGGGCACGGGCATGTCGCCGGACACGCTGGACCATATCTTCGACCCCTATTTCACCACCAAGGGCAGCGGCACGGGCCTGGGGCTCCCGCTCGTGCATAAGCTCGTCACGGCCCACGGCGGCAGGATCTCGGTCTCCTCGCGGGAGGCCGTGCCCGGCAGGAACGGGGGCAAGGGCAAGGCCGGCGAGACCATCTTCCGCATCTGGCTGCCGCTGGCGCCCGAGGAAGAGCACGGCGGCCGCTGA
- a CDS encoding sigma-54 dependent transcriptional regulator, translating into MASSILVVDDDDAHRSMLRTMLRSWGFTVEEATDGDEAVDLVRERAFDAVLSDVRMARMDGIHALKAMLEYNPALPVVLMTAYSSVETAVDALRIGAYDYLVKPLDFDLLRETLEQAIERSQHSVENRELRRQLTESSGSQDIVGRSDALKRMLGFIETVAPTEATVLITGESGTGKELVARALHSSSARADKPLVTVNCAALTETLLESELFGHEKGAFTGADRRREGRFVQANGGTLFLDEIGEMPLQLQAKLLRALQQGEIQRVGSDVPITVDVRVIAATNRNLLREAQEKRFREDLFFRLNVISIEVPALRQRGDDIPLLAAYFLQRFAERNRKSIKGFSPQALDSMRRYRWPGNVRELENAVERAVILCCGDLVTPAELPDTVAHAPEPAEAPEPQDAISLAGMALEDVERLAIEDTLRQTGDNKSEAARRLGITRATLHNKLRKYGLEQD; encoded by the coding sequence TTGGCAAGCTCCATTCTTGTGGTCGATGACGACGACGCCCACCGCAGCATGCTGCGCACCATGCTGCGCTCCTGGGGTTTCACCGTGGAAGAGGCCACGGACGGCGACGAGGCCGTGGACCTCGTGCGCGAGCGCGCCTTCGACGCCGTGCTCTCGGACGTGCGCATGGCGCGCATGGACGGCATCCACGCGCTCAAGGCCATGCTGGAGTACAATCCGGCGCTGCCCGTGGTACTCATGACAGCGTATTCCTCGGTGGAGACGGCCGTGGACGCCCTGCGCATCGGGGCTTACGACTATCTCGTCAAGCCGCTCGATTTCGACCTCTTGCGCGAAACGCTGGAGCAGGCCATCGAGCGTTCCCAGCACAGCGTGGAGAACCGCGAGCTCAGGCGGCAGCTCACCGAGTCCTCGGGCAGCCAGGACATCGTCGGCAGGAGCGACGCGCTCAAGCGCATGCTCGGCTTCATCGAGACCGTGGCGCCCACCGAGGCCACGGTGCTCATTACGGGCGAGTCCGGCACGGGCAAGGAACTCGTGGCGCGCGCCCTGCATTCCTCCAGCGCGCGGGCGGACAAGCCGCTCGTCACCGTGAACTGCGCGGCCCTCACCGAGACCCTGCTGGAATCGGAGCTTTTCGGGCATGAAAAGGGCGCCTTCACCGGCGCCGACCGGCGCCGCGAGGGCCGCTTCGTGCAGGCCAACGGCGGCACGCTGTTTCTGGACGAGATCGGCGAGATGCCGCTCCAGCTCCAGGCGAAGCTCCTCCGGGCGCTCCAGCAGGGCGAGATCCAGAGGGTGGGCTCGGACGTGCCCATCACCGTGGATGTGCGCGTCATCGCGGCCACCAACCGCAACCTCCTGCGCGAGGCGCAGGAAAAACGCTTCCGCGAGGATCTCTTCTTCCGCCTCAATGTCATCTCCATCGAGGTGCCGGCGCTCCGCCAGCGCGGGGACGACATCCCGCTTTTGGCGGCCTACTTCCTCCAGCGTTTCGCCGAGCGCAACCGCAAGAGCATCAAGGGCTTCTCGCCGCAGGCGCTGGACAGCATGCGCCGCTACCGGTGGCCCGGCAATGTGCGCGAGCTGGAAAACGCCGTGGAGCGCGCGGTTATCCTCTGTTGCGGCGACCTCGTGACGCCCGCGGAACTCCCGGACACCGTGGCCCACGCGCCCGAGCCCGCCGAGGCCCCGGAACCGCAGGACGCCATCTCCCTCGCCGGCATGGCCCTCGAGGACGTGGAACGCCTCGCCATCGAGGACACCCTGCGCCAGACCGGCGACAACAAGAGCGAGGCCGCCCGGCGCCTCGGCATCACCCGGGCCACCCTGCACAACAAGCTGCGCAAGTACGGCCTTGAGCAGGATTAA
- a CDS encoding LacI family DNA-binding transcriptional regulator: MSRRVTLADVSRKTGLSQATVSMILSRRPDVSFAEETVRLVRATAEELGYTAARRRGALFARRTVMVVCPFIRNYYYSTVVQALQSEAAGMECNVLVYTTYGNAAEEARLLRVMAESDVGGVIFAMMPQSRPLVRRIARQLPMVIMADREGESAADFVELHNREAGALAARHLARLGHRRIICISTPLSQAFPVRVRRFEGLRDAWAELCPEGKVSLFTSFASHAQARDNILLERHLGRKITEAVLEEAREPFTAIVAINDMMAYGALDALAAAGLSVPGDCSVCGLDNDFPSDLVGVSLTSVEHSMAQNAREAFRLLYRKMAGESEATEVAVRRHIRPELVPRASTGAPCPEGAPRHKSGKPLGR, encoded by the coding sequence ATGAGCCGGCGGGTGACACTGGCGGACGTGAGCCGCAAGACCGGGCTTTCGCAGGCCACGGTCTCCATGATTTTGTCGCGGCGGCCCGATGTCTCCTTCGCGGAGGAGACCGTGCGCCTCGTGCGCGCCACCGCCGAGGAGCTGGGCTACACGGCCGCGCGGCGGCGGGGCGCGCTCTTCGCGCGGCGCACCGTCATGGTGGTCTGCCCCTTCATCCGCAACTACTATTACTCCACCGTGGTCCAGGCGCTCCAGAGCGAGGCCGCGGGCATGGAGTGCAATGTCCTCGTCTATACCACCTACGGCAACGCCGCCGAGGAGGCGCGCCTTCTGCGCGTCATGGCCGAGTCGGACGTGGGCGGGGTGATCTTCGCCATGATGCCGCAGTCGCGGCCCTTGGTGCGGCGCATCGCCCGCCAGCTCCCCATGGTCATCATGGCCGACCGCGAGGGCGAGAGCGCGGCCGACTTCGTGGAGCTGCACAACCGCGAGGCCGGGGCGCTGGCCGCGCGGCACCTGGCCCGGCTCGGGCACAGGCGCATCATCTGCATCTCCACGCCGCTCTCCCAGGCCTTTCCGGTGCGCGTCCGGCGCTTCGAGGGCCTGCGCGACGCCTGGGCCGAGCTCTGCCCGGAGGGGAAGGTCTCGCTGTTCACGAGCTTTGCGAGCCACGCGCAGGCGAGGGACAATATCCTGCTCGAGCGGCACCTCGGCCGCAAGATCACGGAAGCCGTGCTCGAGGAGGCGCGCGAGCCCTTCACGGCCATCGTGGCCATCAACGACATGATGGCCTATGGCGCGCTGGACGCGCTGGCCGCCGCGGGCCTTTCCGTGCCCGGGGATTGCAGCGTCTGCGGGCTGGACAATGACTTCCCCTCCGACCTCGTGGGCGTGAGCCTGACGAGCGTGGAGCACTCCATGGCGCAGAACGCGCGGGAGGCCTTCCGCCTGCTCTACCGCAAGATGGCCGGCGAGAGCGAGGCAACAGAGGTGGCCGTGCGCCGCCATATCCGCCCCGAGCTCGTGCCCCGCGCCTCCACGGGCGCGCCCTGTCCTGAGGGGGCGCCCCGCCACAAGAGCGGCAAGCCCTTGGGACGGTAA
- a CDS encoding GTP cyclohydrolase yields the protein MGARQKATGWKVPLLFCGAMLVLMGLGALLRTPPAPPPELPRALMDKARALAIDLDTPGGRPWKERIVSAASGFVAPEVKAQRLSAVAAEATARGRLDAACAAAVQIEDEARRDGAFEGVFRAAQASCADLPWAVFAVHGVRGRQRAEALAGELHARWRACEGGSGHVAP from the coding sequence ATGGGCGCACGGCAAAAGGCGACCGGCTGGAAGGTGCCCCTGCTCTTTTGCGGGGCCATGCTCGTCCTCATGGGGCTGGGCGCGCTCCTGCGCACGCCGCCCGCCCCGCCGCCAGAGCTGCCGCGGGCGCTCATGGACAAGGCCCGGGCGCTCGCCATCGACCTCGATACGCCCGGGGGCCGGCCGTGGAAGGAGCGCATCGTGAGCGCGGCCAGCGGCTTCGTGGCCCCGGAAGTCAAGGCGCAGCGCCTGAGTGCCGTGGCGGCCGAGGCGACGGCCCGGGGCCGGCTGGACGCGGCCTGCGCCGCGGCTGTGCAGATAGAGGACGAGGCCCGGCGCGACGGCGCCTTTGAAGGCGTGTTCCGCGCGGCGCAGGCAAGCTGCGCGGATCTCCCGTGGGCGGTCTTCGCCGTGCACGGCGTGCGCGGGCGGCAACGGGCCGAGGCCCTTGCCGGCGAGCTCCACGCCCGCTGGCGGGCCTGCGAAGGCGGGAGCGGTCACGTCGCCCCCTAG
- a CDS encoding ATP-binding protein, producing the protein MYSCTIRICLAGCPEPVVRVAEALAPLPGFSHEVFLEPVAGADVIIASAAGEGTAPDWEAALALGREHPSAGLVVLAPCGLDVPQDVLRRAADIWRLPMDEAELRFRFGRWQERFREGKDLWQAREFLDAVLETSPHMIWFKTRDGLHERVNTSFCRAAGKTKAQIEGRGHAAVWDVERDDPACVESERIVMAEGGIHVSEEAIHTGAGERLLTVYKSPLHNVDGSVMGTMGIAVDVTRERRYRERILQDNAALEALFTSMDCGILCHSLDGGRVISINRAALELLDFGSREDLQSHGFQMVASTVAEEDKDKLRAAIGQLKNAGDSTNYEYRVLHRDGRTVHIMGSARLVEKDGELVCQRFLLDCTAQKLAEEREQHEKERRQRRLVRALSADYQLVCVLDAGSDDGRVLQLAGAPDRRLGEIFAGDAPFMEKVETYVRTCVHPDDREALRQGCSPAALRAALAERETVYHNYRAQNGGDILYFQLKAVRVGAPGEDFGVVVGLQSVDARTRREMEQKSQLAEALKQAKKASRAKSLFLSNMSHDIRTPMNAVVGYTSLALTHLGRRGQVEGYLQKILASGNHLISLINDILDMSYIESGKIELEEKPQELPVILREIWNIVQPTASAREQSLTLEVEGLRDERVLCDKLRLNQILLNLLSNSVKYTGRGGAIGMLVRETACAEPGRAAYEFRIRDNGIGMSEDFLARIFEPFERAQTSTVAGTEGTGLGMAITKNLVDMMGGDIEVTSALGVGTEFVFRVSFRLPEDAAEHGLPGGATARVLVAEPDPADGARFLRMLPDRGVEAHLATTEAEALDLLASPGGYDLCLVSSHFPGGAAKIARRIAASGGEGRPFTALMRDNWAGVHPDMPDTPEEGVDAWLGKPVFWGDVRALLEAARAAHAGDGGHAVPRAPRPGRLLLAEDNAMNQEIAVEFLTDAGYTVDVAANGREAVEMLAGAPAGTYDVVLMDVQMPVLDGYGATQAIRALEDPRLASVPIIAMTANSFEEDKQEALRRGMNGHIAKPIDFNVLFGTLARLLGQE; encoded by the coding sequence ATGTATAGCTGCACCATCAGGATCTGTCTTGCGGGCTGCCCGGAGCCTGTCGTCCGCGTGGCCGAGGCCCTTGCGCCGCTGCCCGGTTTTTCGCACGAAGTTTTCCTTGAGCCGGTCGCCGGGGCCGATGTCATCATCGCGAGCGCCGCCGGGGAAGGCACGGCGCCCGACTGGGAGGCCGCGCTCGCCCTTGGCCGGGAACACCCGTCGGCCGGGCTCGTCGTGCTGGCCCCCTGCGGTCTCGACGTGCCGCAGGACGTACTTCGGCGCGCCGCGGACATCTGGCGCCTGCCCATGGACGAGGCCGAGCTGCGCTTCCGCTTCGGCCGCTGGCAGGAGCGCTTCAGGGAGGGCAAGGATCTCTGGCAGGCGCGGGAGTTCCTCGATGCCGTGCTCGAGACGAGCCCGCACATGATCTGGTTCAAGACCAGGGACGGCCTGCACGAGCGCGTCAACACCAGCTTTTGCCGCGCCGCGGGCAAGACGAAGGCGCAGATAGAGGGCCGGGGGCATGCCGCCGTGTGGGACGTGGAGCGCGACGACCCGGCCTGCGTCGAGTCCGAGCGCATCGTCATGGCAGAGGGCGGCATCCACGTCTCCGAGGAGGCCATCCACACGGGCGCGGGCGAGCGGCTGCTCACGGTCTACAAGTCGCCGCTTCACAATGTGGATGGCTCGGTCATGGGCACCATGGGCATCGCCGTGGACGTGACCCGCGAGCGCCGCTACCGTGAGCGCATCCTGCAGGACAACGCCGCCCTGGAGGCCCTGTTCACGAGCATGGATTGCGGCATCCTCTGCCACTCGCTGGACGGCGGCCGCGTCATCAGCATCAACCGCGCGGCCCTCGAGCTGCTGGACTTCGGCTCGCGCGAGGACCTGCAATCGCACGGCTTCCAGATGGTGGCGAGCACCGTGGCCGAGGAGGACAAGGACAAGCTGCGCGCGGCCATCGGCCAGCTCAAAAACGCGGGCGACAGCACCAACTATGAATACCGCGTCCTGCATCGCGACGGCCGCACCGTGCATATCATGGGGAGCGCCCGCCTTGTGGAGAAGGATGGCGAGCTCGTCTGCCAGCGCTTCCTTTTGGACTGCACGGCGCAAAAACTGGCAGAGGAGCGCGAGCAGCACGAGAAGGAACGCCGCCAGCGGCGCCTCGTGCGCGCGCTGAGCGCGGATTACCAGCTCGTGTGCGTGCTCGACGCGGGGTCGGACGACGGCCGCGTGCTCCAGCTCGCCGGCGCCCCGGACAGGCGCCTCGGCGAGATCTTCGCCGGCGACGCGCCCTTCATGGAAAAGGTGGAGACCTATGTGCGCACCTGCGTTCACCCGGACGACCGCGAGGCCCTGCGCCAAGGCTGCTCGCCCGCTGCGCTGCGCGCGGCCCTGGCCGAGCGGGAGACGGTCTATCACAATTACCGGGCGCAGAACGGCGGCGACATCCTCTATTTCCAGCTCAAGGCCGTGCGCGTGGGCGCGCCCGGTGAGGACTTCGGCGTGGTGGTGGGCCTGCAGAGCGTGGACGCGCGCACCCGCCGCGAAATGGAGCAGAAAAGCCAGCTCGCCGAGGCCCTGAAGCAGGCCAAGAAGGCGAGCCGCGCCAAGAGCCTCTTCCTCTCCAACATGTCGCATGACATCCGCACGCCCATGAATGCCGTGGTGGGCTATACCTCGCTCGCGCTCACCCATCTCGGGCGGCGCGGCCAGGTGGAGGGCTATCTGCAGAAGATCCTCGCCTCGGGCAACCACCTCATCAGCCTGATCAACGACATCCTCGACATGAGTTATATCGAGAGCGGCAAGATCGAGCTGGAGGAAAAGCCGCAGGAGCTGCCCGTCATCCTGCGCGAGATCTGGAACATCGTCCAGCCCACGGCCAGCGCCAGGGAGCAGAGCCTCACCCTCGAGGTGGAGGGCCTGCGCGACGAGCGCGTGCTCTGCGACAAATTGCGCCTGAACCAGATTTTGCTCAACCTGCTCAGCAATTCGGTCAAGTATACGGGGCGCGGCGGCGCCATCGGCATGCTCGTGCGCGAGACGGCCTGCGCGGAACCGGGGCGCGCGGCCTATGAGTTCCGCATCCGCGACAACGGCATCGGCATGAGCGAGGACTTTCTCGCGCGCATCTTCGAGCCCTTCGAGCGCGCGCAGACCTCCACCGTGGCCGGCACCGAGGGCACGGGCCTCGGCATGGCGATAACGAAAAACCTCGTGGACATGATGGGCGGGGACATCGAGGTCACGAGCGCCCTTGGCGTGGGCACGGAATTCGTGTTCCGCGTCAGCTTCCGCCTGCCGGAGGATGCGGCGGAGCACGGCCTCCCCGGCGGCGCCACGGCGCGCGTGCTCGTGGCCGAGCCCGACCCCGCGGACGGCGCGCGCTTCCTGCGCATGCTGCCTGACCGCGGCGTGGAGGCGCATCTCGCCACGACCGAGGCCGAGGCGCTGGATCTTTTGGCAAGCCCCGGCGGCTACGACCTGTGCCTTGTGAGCAGCCATTTTCCGGGCGGCGCGGCAAAGATCGCCCGGCGCATCGCCGCGTCCGGCGGCGAAGGGCGCCCCTTCACGGCGCTCATGCGCGACAACTGGGCCGGGGTGCACCCGGACATGCCCGACACGCCGGAAGAAGGCGTGGACGCGTGGCTCGGCAAGCCCGTGTTCTGGGGGGATGTGCGCGCCCTGCTCGAGGCGGCGCGGGCGGCCCACGCCGGGGACGGGGGCCATGCGGTGCCGCGCGCGCCACGGCCCGGGCGGCTTTTGCTCGCCGAAGACAATGCCATGAACCAGGAGATCGCCGTGGAGTTCCTGACGGACGCCGGCTATACGGTGGACGTGGCCGCCAACGGCCGCGAGGCCGTGGAGATGCTGGCGGGCGCCCCGGCGGGAACGTATGACGTGGTGCTCATGGACGTGCAGATGCCCGTGCTGGACGGCTACGGCGCCACCCAGGCCATCCGCGCCCTGGAGGACCCGCGCCTCGCTTCCGTGCCCATCATCGCCATGACGGCCAATTCCTTCGAGGAGGACAAGCAGGAGGCCCTGCGCCGCGGCATGAACGGCCACATCGCCAAGCCCATCGACTTCAACGTCCTGTTCGGGACGCTGGCGCGCCTGCTCGGGCAGGAGTGA